TTCTGTTTCGGACACGCTGAAATAAGCGTATACCTGCCGGATGTCGGAGATGGTGGTGAAGAGGGTGCCCTCATCTACCAGGCTGCCTTTCTTCAGCGGAATGCGGTCTATCAGTCCGTCGAAAGGTGCGCGTACTTCGGTGTATTTCAGTCTTGCTTCTGCATTGGTGAGGGTAGATCGTGCCTCCTCCGTTTTAGCCTCTGCGGCGGCCAGTCTTGCTTTGGCCACTTCCAGTTCAGAGGGTGCCACTACTTTTTTATCGGTGAGCAGTTTCACTCTTTCGGCTTCCAGTGCTGCTGCTTTTGCTTCTGCGATCACGTTGGTCAATGCTGCCTTTGCGCGTGACAACTCCGCCCTGTATTCGCCATCGCTGATGCTGAACAATAATTGCCCTTTTTTCACTTCTTCTCCTTCGTCCACGTGGATCATATCCAGGAATCCACCCACGCGGGCGCGTATTTCCACATTCTGTATGGCTTCGATATCCGCTACGTAACTGCGGTATAATAAGGTGTCTTTGGCGATGAGTTGTGTAACGGGCAGGTTTTTTACTACGTCGGTTTGTTTACTGCCTTCCGCGTTATTGCAGGCTGCCAACGAGAAGGCGGCCAGTGAACTATAAATTACCAGGTTGAGTCGCATGTCAATAAAGTTTCGCGCTCCGCATTAGCACGGAACGGGTAAAATAATCCGCCCGCCGCCAGTTTCAGTTGCAGGCGGCACTTGGGTGTACGTCATTGTTACTATAAGAAATGCGAAAATCAGAATGGCGTTTGCCGGAAGAGGAATTGATAGTAGCCAGGTAAGAATGAACGCACCAGCGAGTATTCGCCGGTTTTGTTCTCGTCGGTGACGATGGGTTGCCAGTTGCTCGCGTAAGGTATTACGCCGCTTTGCCGTGGCGTGAGATCGTATTGCTGACAAAAAGGAGAAACGTAGTAGCGTAACTTGATGCGACCAGGACGTTTCGTATGCAGGTGTGATGCGGTAACTTCAACATCGTCTGCCTCCACGGTGCCACATGGCATGGTCACTTCCAGTGGTGTTTCGTCAATCGCGTAAGAGATGGCCGGCGGTGTATGAACGGTAGCCCACGATGATACGACGCCAGCAGAAAGCTGTACGATCAGCAGCAGAGCGCAAACTGTCCATTTATACCACGTAGCTCTTCTCATAAAGTAAGTTACAAATCTACAGCATTGATGCAAAGATGCCAACGCTTTAATTATGAGCGGTTAGATTTTAACTTTTCTATTTGAGTTTACGCATAAAAAAAGCTGCCAGTTTACAGGCAGCTTTTTCTTTATGCTGATGCGTTTACCGGTCGCCAAGCCGTGGCCGTAAGCGCTGTTTCGATTTGTTAAATACATGATGCCCTTTGTCGATGTTCTGCCGCAGCAATGCCTGCTCTTCTTCAGGCAGATTGTACACATGCTGGCATTCGTCGCTACAGGTGCCCTGGAATTTCTCTGCGCATTTTTTACACTGGATAAACAAGAGGTGACAACCATCGTTCGCACAATTGGTATGATCATCACAAGGCTCGCCACACTGGTGACATTTGCTGATGATCTCCTCGCCTATGCGTTCACCCAGGCGATCGTCGAACACGAAGTTTTTACCTTTGAACTTATTCGGCAATCCGTGTTCCTTCGCCTTGTTACTATATTCAATAATGCCACCCTCGAGATGAAACACGTTATTGAAACCGTTGTGCAGGAAGTACGCAGATGCTTTCTCACACCGGATGCCGCCGGTACAGTACATGATGATGTTTTTATCTTTCTGGTCCTTCAGCATGTCCACCGCCATCGGCAACTGCTCGCGGAAAGTGTCTGACGGCACCTCCAGCGCGTTTTCGAAGTGGCCAACCTCAAATTCGTAGTGGTTGCGCATGTCCACGATCACCGTATCGGGCTTGGCTGACAATTCATTGAATGCTGCCGCGTCGAGGTACTGGCCGCGATGGGTAATGTCGAAGGATGGATCTTCAATGCCGTCGGCTACGATCTTCTCACGCACTTTAATTTTGAGTACGTAAAATGACTTACCATTATCGTCCACCGCGATGTTCAGCCGAATGCCGTTGAGGAAGTCGAACGAATACAGGAAAGTGCGGAAAGCGTCTACGTTATGTTCCGGAACGCTGATCTGCGCATTGATGCCCTCGTGCGCCACGTAAATGCGGCCAAACACGGCGAGGTCAAATAATCCCTGGTAAAGTTGATCGCGGAAAAGCTGCGGGTCGGTAATTTTCGCGTACTGGTAGAAGGAAATGGTAACGCGATTAAATGTCTCTGCTGCCAGTCTCTCTTTGAGTAGATCGGCCGATACTCTGTTGTGTAATGCCATAGTTGGAAATTTTAAGGACGTACGCCGGACGAACAAAATTTCTATTTGTCTGTTATAAAATGATGACGGCAAAGATACGGAAATCCCGGGATGGGGAGATTTTCTACAGTACACAAACTCAAATTATAATTTAATCCCATTTATTAAGCGATCACCACAAGCATACTTTACCGTTGGCATACTTTTGGAAATTTACTCGGCAAGTAACCAAGGAACCTTAACCCTTAAAGTTGACAACTATGAACACATACGTAATTTACTTTTTTCTGGTAGTGACCGCCATTTGGTGCTACCGTCTTCTCGCTTACTTTTATGACCGGGATGAAAGCAAAACTGCGGGCAAGGGCTACCGCACCGCATACAGAAGGAGACTGAACCGTTTTTGATCATATAATTGGCAAGCAAGTAAACAAGCCACCTACAGTTGAACGAAGGTGGCTTGTTACTTTACGGTTATTTCTTTTTTCTAGTTAGAAAATGACACGGCGCCTCCCAACAGGCCGCCGAACCCCACTCTCACCCCTACTGTCGTCGGCGCCTGCGTTTGGTAGCCGGCCACCACATCGACTCTTATTATCTTGAAGATGTTTTCCAGCCCGGCAAAAATTTCCACATAATTGTTGTTGCTGTTCACGTAGAACGCATTTGTGCCACCCACCAGGTGCCATTTGAGACGATTGAACAACGGAATTTTATTCGTGAGGAAACCGTTGAAGTGGTGCTCCACATGCGCCATGCCGTATAACCGCGCATCCGTGCTATATTGGTAGTACGGTGCCAGCTGGAAGCTGTTCAGGTAATTGATGTTGTAGAAAGTCTGGTTGCCATTAAAATGTTGCAAATCGGGTAAACTCACACTTTTGCGGTTCAGGAAGCCGCCGCCGGACAATTTGTAGCGCAGTTCCCCAAATAGTTTAAAGTTGATCTCATCCTGCATCGACACTTTCCATTTATCGAAGTCCACATCACTTTCGAATATGCGAATGCCCTTGCTGTAACTCACTTCAAACACCGGCTGCTTCGACCCCATTGCACTGCGACCGGTCGGGTATTCGATAAAACGTTGCCCCGGCTGAAAGCGCAGGCTGGCGTTGAACAGCATGGCCTGGTGCCGGACGAACGGCCTGCCCGCCAATTCCTGCGGGTGATTGGGCAGGAAGGTTTTGTCTTTATTATCGAAGATGACAAAGTCAGTGGTATTCTCGAGCGGTAACCGGTTTTCGTAGCCCAAGGATGCTGCCACACGCAGTGTATTGTCGAAACGACGTGCGTAGCGGAATTGTACAAATTGACGCTCGTACAGCTTCATGTAGTTTTCCTTCAGCAACAGGGTGTATAAGCTATTCGGCAGCGGCGTAATCGGATTCTCCGGATTAAACTGGGAAACCTTTTGCCCGCCGGATAGCGTCCACACATTCCGCGATTCGCTGTATTTTTTTCGTTTGCCGCGGTACACGAGTTCGGAACTAACGTTCAGGTGCGTATTGCTGAAGCCATAGCGGAAGAGGTTATTCCAGGCTAACGAGCGTCCATTCTTCAAACTGAAATCAATACCCGGCGCCGCCTGTACCACCAAACCCTCCACGGTGTTGTATTCCAGCCCCCTTATCAATCCCTTCATCCGTATATCATGCGAACGAATGCTGCTGTCCTGCCGGAAGTACAGCGGATAATCGACGCCTTCCCACAATATGTCCCAAACCTTTGGCCCGCGCCGCTTCTGGCGTAATGAGTCGATATGTCGTTTCGACCGGGACGAATCGCGGTCGGCTTTGGCGGTGCTGTCTTTCAACACGAAGTCGCGCGCTTCCTCGGCTTCCAGCGGAACGGGACGGATGCTGTCCCAGTAAGTGATGCTGCGCTTTTCGGCGGCAGTATCGTACTTCATGAAAGTTTTATCAAAATACTTTTTAGAGAAGTTTGGTTGCAGGTTGTAATTGGAATACACGTTTACAAAGTTGCCCACCACATCGAAGCCGAATTGTTTAATAGCGACGTAAATGAATTGGTCCTTCGTGCGCCATACGTCCGCGGTAACCGGTACATGTATCTGGCGGATGCGCAGCGTGTCTACCAACTCCAGCTGGTACTCCTGGGTAAGCAGCAGGTCGGTGCTGTGAATGCGCCAGTCATCTTCCGTAATGAAGATGGTACCCGAAAACACAGGCTCCTGCTTCCGCTTAGGGATCACGCGGATCTTGTTCACGATCTTTCCATCTTCGGTAAACGTGCCTTCCAGGCGGTATTTATAATGCATGAGGGCAGATTCCGCGATCGGGGAAATGAAGCCCCTCGGATTTACCTGCGAAATGATCGCCTCCACATTGTTATCGTAAAAGTTGATGAATGCCGGGAAACTAATGCCCAGTCCTCCCCCGCTTTGCCTGGCCGACACAACGTCGAGCTTCAGTTTATCAGGTTGCTGAAAAGCGATGCGTGTCACGGACTCTGACAGGAAAACGACGCCTTTGCCCGTAGAATCCAGCCCCAGGTCGTCGTTCTTGATCTTTTGTCCGAGTACGCGTTTGGGCGCGCCGCGTAGTTTGAAAAAGCCTTTAATGTAGGCTTCACAGGTATATTCGTTTACCTGTTTCCGATAGTATGACCGTTTACGGATGGCCTGGCGGATAATGGCGTAGGCTGGATCTTCGCCGCCAGAGCGCACGACTACTTCTTTCACCTGTAAACTCACGGGTTGCATGATGAAATTAAGCTGCTGGTCGTTGCCGGCTGCGTTGATG
This genomic interval from Chitinophaga horti contains the following:
- a CDS encoding efflux RND transporter periplasmic adaptor subunit, whose translation is MRLNLVIYSSLAAFSLAACNNAEGSKQTDVVKNLPVTQLIAKDTLLYRSYVADIEAIQNVEIRARVGGFLDMIHVDEGEEVKKGQLLFSISDGEYRAELSRAKAALTNVIAEAKAAALEAERVKLLTDKKVVAPSELEVAKARLAAAEAKTEEARSTLTNAEARLKYTEVRAPFDGLIDRIPLKKGSLVDEGTLFTTISDIRQVYAYFSVSETEYLQYSKARHQYDDVHLILADGSDYQQPGKIETVEGEFEESTGSIAFRARFNNPAKLLKHGSSGKVRLSSEVGNAVIVPQKAVFEMQDKNYVFVVDSANRVQMRNFIPQTRISHFYIVQSGLKPGDRVVAEGVRNIRDGMAIQPRLVPMDSLLNL
- a CDS encoding DUF5686 and carboxypeptidase regulatory-like domain-containing protein; translation: MPKLLLTLLCCLVMTNVHATLIRGKVTDQNGNVLPYATILIKGTTNGATANAQGVYQLEVPTGPQVIVCQYLGFKKQEQSINAAGNDQQLNFIMQPVSLQVKEVVVRSGGEDPAYAIIRQAIRKRSYYRKQVNEYTCEAYIKGFFKLRGAPKRVLGQKIKNDDLGLDSTGKGVVFLSESVTRIAFQQPDKLKLDVVSARQSGGGLGISFPAFINFYDNNVEAIISQVNPRGFISPIAESALMHYKYRLEGTFTEDGKIVNKIRVIPKRKQEPVFSGTIFITEDDWRIHSTDLLLTQEYQLELVDTLRIRQIHVPVTADVWRTKDQFIYVAIKQFGFDVVGNFVNVYSNYNLQPNFSKKYFDKTFMKYDTAAEKRSITYWDSIRPVPLEAEEARDFVLKDSTAKADRDSSRSKRHIDSLRQKRRGPKVWDILWEGVDYPLYFRQDSSIRSHDIRMKGLIRGLEYNTVEGLVVQAAPGIDFSLKNGRSLAWNNLFRYGFSNTHLNVSSELVYRGKRKKYSESRNVWTLSGGQKVSQFNPENPITPLPNSLYTLLLKENYMKLYERQFVQFRYARRFDNTLRVAASLGYENRLPLENTTDFVIFDNKDKTFLPNHPQELAGRPFVRHQAMLFNASLRFQPGQRFIEYPTGRSAMGSKQPVFEVSYSKGIRIFESDVDFDKWKVSMQDEINFKLFGELRYKLSGGGFLNRKSVSLPDLQHFNGNQTFYNINYLNSFQLAPYYQYSTDARLYGMAHVEHHFNGFLTNKIPLFNRLKWHLVGGTNAFYVNSNNNYVEIFAGLENIFKIIRVDVVAGYQTQAPTTVGVRVGFGGLLGGAVSFSN
- a CDS encoding rhodanese-related sulfurtransferase, which gives rise to MALHNRVSADLLKERLAAETFNRVTISFYQYAKITDPQLFRDQLYQGLFDLAVFGRIYVAHEGINAQISVPEHNVDAFRTFLYSFDFLNGIRLNIAVDDNGKSFYVLKIKVREKIVADGIEDPSFDITHRGQYLDAAAFNELSAKPDTVIVDMRNHYEFEVGHFENALEVPSDTFREQLPMAVDMLKDQKDKNIIMYCTGGIRCEKASAYFLHNGFNNVFHLEGGIIEYSNKAKEHGLPNKFKGKNFVFDDRLGERIGEEIISKCHQCGEPCDDHTNCANDGCHLLFIQCKKCAEKFQGTCSDECQHVYNLPEEEQALLRQNIDKGHHVFNKSKQRLRPRLGDR